The segment GCTTTCTTACAACTACGACAGCAACGTGGAGCTGGTCTGCATCCATGACGCCGAACTGAACAAGTGGGGCTGGATCGTCAAGAAGGACGAATCTTCTTCCTCCAGCGAAGCCAGGAGCAGCTCCAGCTCTGCAAAGAGCAGCAGCTCTTCCAGCGTCATCCTGAGCTCATCGAGCGAAGTATCCAGTAGCTCAGTCAAGAGCAGTTCTTCTGTTGCTTCGAGCTCTAGCGCTAAGTCTTCCTCCAGCTCGGTGAAGTCCTCTTCCAGCTCAGCCAAGAGCAGCAGCTCTAGCGCAAAGTCTTCCAGCTCTAGCGTGAAGGTCTCTTCTAGCAGTAGCGAATACGTGCCGTTTGATCATAAAAAATACTTAGCTCCTGAAATGACTGTTGGCCCTGATAGGTACAAACAGTTTACCGATTCCCGTAATGGCCGTAGCTATTACTACATCACTATTACCGGAAAGGATACCAGCGGTAATGCCAATTCTGTGACCGTCATGGCAGAAAATTTGAACATCGGTGAAATGATTCGTGGAAGGAAAAATCAAGAAGACGACTCAAAAATCGAACGTTACTGCTATGATAATGACACTACCAATTGCGACAGGTATGGCGGCCTGTACCAGTGGGCAGAAATGATGGACTTGCCCAGCGAATGCAATACAAAGAGCTGCGCAGATCAGATTAAGGAAAATCACCAAGGAATTTGCCCGACCGGTTGGAGATTGCTGACCTACAATGATATGTATACAATTGTAAATGCTGATGGAAATAAATATGGCATTGAAGGTGTTCGTGCAATTCCGTTTGGTGGCTATAATACCACAGGCTACTCCTTGGTTGGCGCAGGATACCTGTGGAATTCCGTATTCAAAAATGTTGATTCCATAACATACTGGTACTATCCAGAAGAGGATGTGGTTGAAGAATCGTCTCCTGTTGGCGCAAAAGCTTCGGGAACTAGTGTTTCTGGTACAGATTTTATGTTTTATGCTCAGTATAAAACACAGGGTATGTCCGTCCGTTGTGTAATGGTGGAATAGTCCCCAACTCCTAATAAACAATTCCAAAAAAAATAATCTATAGGGAACCCTCCATAGAGGGCTCCCATTCCCAAGTTTAAACAATAACGACGCACGTCGTGCGTCCCAAGGCTAATCTCATGTCTAAATAGCGTGCTAAACGAGCGTCGCAAAATCAAGTTCACTTGATTTTATGACCGAGTGACGCCGCTAACGCCGAAGGCGTTCAATGAACGAAAACTCCCGTAAGTCCTCCAAGAACACCTCTTCCAAGGCTAAGAAATCCTCCAAGAAAAAT is part of the Fibrobacter sp. UWR4 genome and harbors:
- a CDS encoding FISUMP domain-containing protein translates to MKNSFPSVILSVAKNLAMLSIAAIMLIACGGDNGSSAKDEDSSSSVADEEKSSSSTKNGSSSDKESSSSAKESSSSQSKYVCDIYTLADALSCKCDENREGKLSYNYDSNVELVCIHDAELNKWGWIVKKDESSSSSEARSSSSSAKSSSSSSVILSSSSEVSSSSVKSSSSVASSSSAKSSSSSVKSSSSSAKSSSSSAKSSSSSVKVSSSSSEYVPFDHKKYLAPEMTVGPDRYKQFTDSRNGRSYYYITITGKDTSGNANSVTVMAENLNIGEMIRGRKNQEDDSKIERYCYDNDTTNCDRYGGLYQWAEMMDLPSECNTKSCADQIKENHQGICPTGWRLLTYNDMYTIVNADGNKYGIEGVRAIPFGGYNTTGYSLVGAGYLWNSVFKNVDSITYWYYPEEDVVEESSPVGAKASGTSVSGTDFMFYAQYKTQGMSVRCVMVE